aaaattaataattaatcattcaacttcaattatcatataattgtatacttgacccgaagaataaaattcttctcaaattccaaaattacagttttacccttgtatcaacacttaccttgatatggtgttgatagagccaccctgtggacctatggacctataatatcaagctccaatatatattacattattaatgaaagctctttgattaaataaatatatttattaatctcacaattactccactataaatatgagattgaactcttgatcaTTATAGACTTATacttactgagtactttattaaaaaaaattaagtgtctattgatataatcattacatacaacgttaatcgtctattaatggttcataattataAAGGGaataaattaccattttacccttttagcaaTATCTTGTTcttagagtaccattgactttactagtgaaggttgtgtcacaacaagtttgatacgtgagcgctcataatattttcaattccaaaagtcagcccaatagggaaccattattcactctataagaaggtatagattccatatctgttaaaccaTGTCCcaagccatatacatcattgagtccccaaaagaattattcttagcctgatcattctgacaaaccttaatgcatgaatcaaaggatcagatgacatatatatgagTTCATAACAACCTCACgattaagatcattgtgtatatgatcatcattagatgtgtttgattaatactacgaaacaatgtttaaaaaagtattaacaaatcacatctggtccagttctacatattctcagcatgcaaagtaccttcactaaagtgtcctactacactagagacccagatctaggtcacttgtattcatataACTAGAaaaccatactagcagtaattaatctaaagattccataactttatttttctgcgaactgttttaagattattatcttaatctcgatcctctcatgcCAATATGAGATTatgaccacatagataaactttggaattttatgatattcacataatattctcaatataatatcggacatagtctatatgtatataataattgaattcaattatttatttcatttaaaacatttgtcaactacaattgctttaggGGCACTATTCCTAGCACGTACCCCCGTACTCGTACATGTATTTCTTACCTGGGGTCTAAAATGTCCACTTCCTGTCTGGCGTGGACATTGTGTCCGTACcctaactcctcttggtttgttTGTGCATACCGTACCTGTACGAGCTGTTCGAGTCATACGTAGGTTTTCACCCTCACAATGTACCTTATTCGTACGAGCTTCAAGTATTGAAATTCATACATGTTATCATGGATGACATATTTCCAAGATTCTTGGGATGCAAGAACCTCACGGGATGGACCTATAAAAATGAGACACAAGAGACCTTTCGGACCTTAGGCGCGATATCCTCAGCACATGGTACGACATTGTAGGCGAGGCATGTGCCATGCGACATGGTCGGCACGAGATAAGACACCAGGTACAAAGGATGACCACACGAGATGCTTGGCACGAAGCGGGGCTCTGTAGGCGAGGTTGTGCCTCACGAGACCTGAAAGTTTGAGATGGGGCCCACAAAGTGGCCTTGCGAAACGCCTGGCTTGAGGTGGGGCTCCGTTGGTGAGGTTGTGCTTTATAAGACTTGCAAGGAATGAGACGAGGCACACGAGGTTGCCTCAAGAGATGCTTGGTGCAAGGCAAGGCTCTGTATGCGAGGTTGTGTCTTAGGAGAAAGGCACGACATGAGAAGGGGCAGGCGGAGTGGCCTCGCAAGAGGCCTGGCACGAGGCAGGGTTTCATTGGGGAGGTTGTGCATTGCGAGATCGACACAGCGCGAGACAGAACATATGGGGTGGCATCACGAGACGCTTGGCGCGAAGCAGGGCTCCGTAGGCAAGCCTATGCATCCCCATATCAGAACGGTGCGAGACGCAGCACACAGAGTGTCTTCGCAAGATGCCTTGCATGAGGCGGGGATCCATAGGCGAGGTTATGCTTCGTAAGATCAACACGGTGCAAGACGGGGCACACGGGGTGGCCTCATGAGATTTCTGGCGCAAGGCGGGGCTCTGTAGATGTGGTTGTGCTTCGCAAGATCTGCCAGGTACGAGATTGGGTGCGTGTGATGACCTTTGGTGCAAGGCACTCCATCATGGGCAAGGCGTTCATCCTCGCGGGATCCTTAATGAGAGACATGATGCCAGGTGCTAGGGGTGACCTCGTGAGACTCTCGGTGCAATGTCGGGTTTGGTTGTTTCCATCCCGAGTTTATATTTTGAGAGACTTGAGGTGGGGGCTATTTGTATGCTCGATGTTttagcatcaacacttgcccccagtctatgagagggcctttaggcaCTTTGGTAGACTCTTCGGTATGGTGTCCTCAAATCACATGTGGTGTTAGTATGGTTATTTTCTTTGGTGGTGTCAAGAAACACACATTGGAGCTGGTAATCCTCATGATTCCTTGAGATTGAATGTTAGCCTATCATTTGTCTTCACATATCTTAACGCAGGTGTTAGGCTTCATTCTTGACCATGGATCGAATATTGGATTTAATGGCTAGGATGTTTTCAGGATTTCTATAAATAGGCTATCTTCTTGAAGACACTTACTACACTTATTTCTCTTAGCTTGGTGGTGCTTTAGTCTTTAAATTTTCCAAGAGGTGGGTGGTTCTATCCCCCACAATAGCAATTTGGTTTTCTTTtttgctctattttttttttttataaatgtacATAGATATTTGTATGTATACTTGGGGACTAAAGATTGTCTCTTTCTATCCCCTTTCTTTTTGTAGGCGTGTACTTTTGATGTCAGGTACTTTTGCAACTATGGTGGTGCGTAGCCTCACCTATCCAAGGTATACCTTCACCCTTTCTTGTGTTCAATGGGTCTAAATTAGTGTTGTTTGGGAATGGTTTCCTTGGTCGGAGCACCTTGTGAGCTGAATTATGCATTTGCATCCATTAGCACGTATACCCTTCATTGTACCTCGTAGTTGGTTATTTTGGGAACTTATGTCTAGGAGTTTAGAGTTTATTCCTTTGTGTCTTGTAGTATACCGTGCTTTCCACATACATTTCCACCTGTGTTTCTAACGAGGCGCATCTCTATGGAAATTGAGGGGTCGTCTAGCATTCCTCTAGGGGTCGAATTTTTACAATTTTCCTCTGACTCGGTGTCCCCCAAAATAGCCCCTACCAAAGATGTGACACCTTAAGGAGGGCCCTTATATGTTACCTAGAATGCATGACTGAGCTTAAGAAAAAAATCAGGGTTGTTGAAAGCGAGATGGACTTTATTCTGAGGGGTGATGGGGCCCCTTTGTCCTTTGATCTTGATGACTATATTGCCAGCCTTAGAGTGAGCCTTCTTGACCTACAAACAGATCTGGAGTTCATGGAAGAAAACCTCCCTCCTAAACCTTCACCTCCGTGTCCTCCTCATAGCAGTCCTGAGGTCACTCCCGATTCCCCTAAACCCTTGTCTACAATTCACTCGTCTTTGATGCTCCCACGCTCAATGTCTCGATAGAAAACTCTCACAAGAaggagaaaatggagggtaaagtacCCTATTttacctcacctttttcctttagttttgcagatatgtcaaagAAGAGTGAGGCGACAAGTTGCTCCTGAGAAGCTGGATTTCGGTCCTCTGTTGGAGAGAAGGCTGCTAGAGTTGGCCGAGAAGTACCACATAGGCAAAGGGTCTAAATTATATGTACCTTCCAATAAATGTCGTGCTAACGATCCACTATAGGGCTATGTCGCATTCAGTGATCATtttttgaaggcgggtggtaccattcctctacacccgttctttgtcaTGATACTGAaccattttgaccttgctccacttcagctagTACCCAACAGCTGGTTGACTCTGAGTTGCCTATACATGGCATTTATGAAGCTCAACGGTCGCGCCCCTATGACCCATGAAGTGCATTTCATGTATAACCCCATCCCTACTCCCAAATCAAAAGGCTTCTATTTTTTACAGATGGCCAATTCTTAGGTCTCTTTGATCGAGGGATCCATTTCTAAACCCGGTTTGTGGAAGCATGACTTTTTCTTTGTCAAAAGACCTCTTTCTGTGCTCGAACACTTCCGCTCCACTCCAAGTAAGtacctcaagtcttttcttttaCATTGGGCTTGCTATGGTGGACCTTGTATATGTGTTGATAGCTGAGCTGATTGTTCAGAGCATTTTACGATCTCTGATGGTCCTGAGTCAGAAGTGGCACCAGTGGATGCCTTCCTTGATTTGGACCCTTCGACGAAATTGGCTGCCTATCTTTTCACCGTGGCCAACCTCAACTGTTATAGTCTATCCAAGGTTTTGGAGCCCGACTTGTTATGACATATTTATGAGAGAAAGAATAAAATGACTCTAGTGGAACCTGACTCAGATAATGGTGACGCTGAATGGTTTCCGGAGGAGACTTCTCCTGAAGCAAAATGTTTGGCCCACCTGTCCCCTGCCTCCAGGGGACGCACTTCTCTTGTTCCAATGGACCACGACGAGACCTCTCATTCCCATGCTTCACAGTCTATGCAAGGGCTCTTTGTTTTTCCTTCTTACGATGAATTCAAAAATCCTCCTTTTGTCCCTTCTGTTCATGGCTACTCTAGATATCCTCTGCCTAATTCTCATGCGCCCCCTCCTCACTCGGTAAGCATGTGATCTATTCCTGCTCACCCAGATGCACCTGACTTTAAGGGGATGTCATGGGTGAGTCTCACATCATCTCCTTATGTGCAGAGGTATACTCGGGTTACCGAGGACAATCTCGAGACCGAGTGGACAGGTCTCAAAATTTTTAACATGGTGGAACTTGGGGAGACCCTCATGCACTCCACTACGTGGATGAGTTCATGCATTTTACATTGGTCCTTTTTGTGCTTGGGTTCCATATTTGTTCACTTTTCTTTCCTTTGCAGACTTCTCTGGTGGCTCAGCGTTTGATAAACTCAGCACAGCACCTATCCTCATCCAATGTAGAAAGGGATCGTCTCATGTCCAGAATTTAGGAGCTTGAGGAGCAACTTGTTGACAACAATCTCAAGCTGGAGACAGCCATGACGAAGGCCTCATCTTCGACCAAAAGGAAGAAGTATGTGGAAGCCCAAGCTGAAGTTTTACGAGAGAGGATCACTCTTCTGGAGGCCAACCTAGCAGAGGTTGAATATAAGTCCGTGGAGTGCACCTTGTATGGAGTGTGGAGGCAGAATCCTGTTTTTGACTTCTCCTACTTTGGTGATCATGTCATTGCAAAGCCAGCCGAGTGGAGTGCTCATGGCAGGAGGCCTTGaaattttctttctgcaacttttatttttctatttcgaTTTGGTTGTATTATTATCCAAACCTTGAGAGGTTTCTCTAGGTCTATTGTTTTTACCTTTAGGAACTTTCATAAGTCCTATTATGGTTGGTGCTGGCTTTACTTTATAACATTACCATGCCTCTCCTTTTTCTTAGATATATGTGATCTTTTGTTATCGTTTCtttatgtttgaggtccttttgagcccactccTGTATGAAGAAGCAAAAGGGGTTTGTTAGGTCTCTCTGCTTTGATAACTTGCTGACGTCTTATCTGGACCAGTAGTGATAGTCTATTCAGTGCACCTTGACTGTATTAGTAAGGATGTGTTAACCTCTTGGATTATTTAGTATcctttaatattttctttttgtGCGCGCTTGTTATTTTTATGAGAAGAATCATTCTCGTcgttatgcatagtactatttttgcaagggtctcctttaggaccctttttggctagaggGCTTGACTGCTGTCCTAGACTTGTTGATGGACGTTCTCCTTAAGGCCCTACCCCTCAAGGAGGTATTAGCCTTTTCTAGGAGGTTGCCTCTGTCTATCCGCTTGGCTTCCTTGTTATCAGTATCTTTACTGAGACCTTGTTCTTCGTGGAGGTCTTTGTTGTGAAGTTACCCCTCTGAACCTCTTGGCTCTCCtaatattcataagggtagctaatccttatgaactCAAGAGATGCACTACGAGGCTTTCTTTTGTAATGTATACCTTCTTTACGACTCCCTTGATATCCATAAAGGTAGTTATTCCATGTAAACTCAAGGGATGTCGTGCAAGgttctttatcattttttttgtttccACTAtatatcctgccccccaagtggttggtgggatttatttattttgatcaagaaagaaatatttcattaatcacaaaccCACTTACAAACAAAAACCTCCCTGAAGGAGAAGTCTCCAACAACATTACAAGGAACATATATTCCTCACAAAGAGTCTCTCTTTTGCTTTCATTTTCTTTTGAGAAAAGTATCTAACTCTATGCACTATATCTCTTTTTATCATGTCTACAATAACATTCACTCTAGATGAGCAACTattaaaaatacaagaattcctGTTTTGCCAAATATGATATATTGTAGCTGAAAACACCGCTGCAACAACTGCTGCCTTAACACCATTCCTCATATCTTCAATCCAACGGGTCCAATCCTTGAATCGAAGAGGCCAGTTACAGTCAACCCAAGCTTGAATAAGGTAAATCACCTGCTGAGAACATTTGCAATTAAAAAATAGATGGTCATGACTCTCTTCATTTTGACAACAAACTGGGCAAAGGTTGCTGTCAAGTTGCAAAAGTACCTTTTACAAGTGGTCTCGAGTTAGCAAATTGTCATTCACCGCTTGCCAAATAATAAAATGATGCTTTGGCACACTCATCCTATTCCACACAAAATGATGATATTTGATTTGATCTTGGTGGATAATTCTTTTATAGAACATACCAATCTTGAATGTCCCTTGAATGGCAGCAGCATCTATGTCCATTTCAGTAAAGGCATCGCGGATATGACACAGTTTACGCCAATACCAACTAGAATCGGCCTTGAGTTGATACTTCCAGAAACTTTGGCCTCTTAAATAGAAAACATTTATCCACTTCACCCACATCGCCTCTGATTGATGACTTATTGCTCAAATATACTTAGCAAGCATAGCCTTGTTCCATTTTGCTCCTTCACCAAAACCCAAAGCCCCATAAGCTTTTGGCAAGCTGACTTTGGACCAAGAAGCACGATGGAAGTTACTTCAGGTTCCATTGTTACCCCACAGGAACCACATGCAAAGTTTATCAACCTCCTTAACTACACTTTGTGGGAGCATGAGGATATTCATCCAATAGTTACGCAAACCCAAAAGGACAGAAGTAATGAGTTGGGTCCTCCCTGCATAAGAGAGGTGCCTACTAGCCCATGTGTGAAGCCTAAGCTTAATCTTTTTTAGGATCACATCACAATCTACCGCTTTCCATTTTGTTAGCCTCATAGGAACCCCAAGATAATTAAGAGGAAATATTCCCTCTTTAATCTGCAAAACCTGAAGCAAATGACCCTTCTCTATATTCGGAACACCTCCAAAATAGACATGTGATTTGATGTGATTAGCCTTCAGCCCTGTACTACTACAGAAGTCCTCAACAATCTGCTTAACACATTGAATTGAGTCTTTATTAGCTTTACAGAAGATAATTAAATCATCAGCAAAACAGAGGTTAGTTATCTTGAGGCTTTTACACAAAGGATGGAACTTGAAATTATACTGAGTAGTTCCTAGCTGAAGTAACCGGGTGCGATATTCCATTACTAGGACAAACAGTAATAGGGAGATAGGGTGTCCTTGACATAGACCCTTAACACCTTGAAATCCCCCCTACAATCTCCCATTCATCATAAGTACATAAGAAGTGACACGAAGACACACCATCACCCAAGAAATGAACCGGGTAGGAAATCGCATATTGATCAACAGTCCCTCCAAAAAACACTAGTCCGCCGTATCATAGGCTTTGCTAAGATCGATCTTCAAAGCACACCTCAGGGATGCATTCCTCCTATTGTAATTCTTGATCAAGTCTTGAAAAATTAGAATATTATGAGCTAGTAATCTCCCTTTAATAAAAGCACTTTGATTCGGAATGACTAATTTAGGAAGAACCTCCGATAGCCTACtacatatcattttttaaatGCATTTATAGATTGtgttacagcaagctatgggcctGTAGTCAATCGCACTGCACGACATATTAGTTTTAGGAACCAGAGCGAGGACTGTTTTATTAAGCTCAATAGGAATCTTTCCAGAGTTAAAGAACTCAAGAATAGCCTCAGATATTTCATCACCTATGTCCTGTCACATAGCCTTGTAAAACTCAGAGCCAAAGCCATCAGGCCCTGGACTCTTAGTACCCGGAATGCTGAACAAAGCCTTCCTAACATCTGATTTTCGAAATTTCCTGATAAGCTTTAGGTGCATCTCAATATCCAAACAAGGACCAAGACCAATACAGTGAGAATTAATATTACTTGTTGCTGAACTGGTGCTTCCCATATACCTGCGGAAATGGTCCAGAAAATGATTAACAACTTGACTGTAATCATCAATAATAACCCCCTACTCATTCTGAAATGCCACAATTCTATtctcctctcttttttttttagtgcAAGCATGAAAGTAAGAGTTGTTGTCATCTCCCTTCTGCAGCCAAGTGATTTTACTTCGTTGTATCAAAAAGCTTTTGTACATTGCAGAGTGATATTGATAGTTGGCTACTGCAGCTTTTTCAGCTTCCTGAACAGAGATATCCAATGGGGATGCTTAAGCTCTGTTTAGTGTCAATTCATATTCACCTTTAGCTTGATGATATCCCTTCTCTACATCTCCAATTTACTCCCTGTTGAATGCTTTCAATACATGCTTAAGCTGGAGCAGCTTGTTTGTCACACCCTGTAATCCCCTCACTGCCATAGGTTTGTTCCAGCTACTTCGAACAACCTCCTTGAACCCTCGGTGAGCAATCCACAGATTAAAAAATCTAAATGGTTTTGTACCTAGATTTCCATGTTTGTGAGTTTTGATGAGACAATAAAAGTGATCAGAGTTAACATCCCACTGAAACTCAACAATAGTGTTAGGCAAAGCATCCACCCAATTTTCATTG
The Humulus lupulus chromosome 6, drHumLupu1.1, whole genome shotgun sequence DNA segment above includes these coding regions:
- the LOC133785512 gene encoding uncharacterized protein LOC133785512, with product MEYRTRLLQLGTTQYNFKFHPLCKSLKITNLCFADDLIIFCKANKDSIQCVKQIVEDFCSSTGLKANHIKSHVYFGGVPNIEKGHLLQVLQIKEGIFPLNYLGVPMRLTKWKAVDCDVILKKIKLRLHTWASRHLSYAGRTQLITSVLLGLRNYWMNILMLPQSVVKEVDKLCMWFLWGNNGT